The Andrena cerasifolii isolate SP2316 chromosome 14, iyAndCera1_principal, whole genome shotgun sequence genome contains the following window.
CATTCGCACTTGAATCAGGTTGTCTCTAAATATTTCACCTGCATCGAGAGCTCGCCGTAAATCAATGTAAATCGCATCGTAACCGTCGTGTTGTTAAATGGAAACTGTTCTTTGCAAACACGCTTTCTACTTTCATCGCGACTTGATCGAGCACACGCTCGCTGTATTTTTGTTTCACACGGAATCCATCTTTTGCAGATACTACTGGGCGTCGTAATTCTCGCTGTTTCGGGTGTCTCCTGCATAGAAACGATAGGGGACAGGCGACAACTGAGACTACCACTGAAGGGCAAGCGTGGCGTCCCCGAACTTCATGGAGGCTACTCCTCCGGCGGAGGCGGTGGATCATCCTACAATTCGCCCATTTATTCGAGTGCAGGCGCCGGATACGGTGGAGGATCCCTAGGAGGATACTCCTTGGGACATTCCTCGGGTGGTATTCAGACCCTCCAAGGCTTGGGAGGTTCTCTGGGACACGGTTCCGGGGGATACTCACTGGGAGGCTCGTCTAGCCTTGGTATTGGGAGCGGAGCACTCGGTTTGAACTCAGGACTGGGTCATGGCTTGAGTCTCCAAGGGTTGTCTTTGGGTGGACACGTCCCCCAAGCTTCGTACTCTGCGTCCAGTGTGTCGAATCTTGCttctggaggaggaggaggaagcatAGGTCTCTTCAGTCCATCTTCGAAAACTGGACCAGTCACCTTTGGAAACAGTGGAGGCAGTATCTCTGGAGGAAGTTCGGGTTCCAGTAGCTACTCGACACCAGTCTACGCCACAGGGGTTCAAGGATTATCAGCTTACGGCAGTGGAGGTTCGACAAACGGCATCGCCCTTGGATCATCGCACGGAGCCTCGTACAGTCTGCCAGCGTCGTCTTTGAGTTCACTGGGCGGCTCTTCGGGACATGGCCTTTCGCTCCAGTCTCTGGTTCCATCTGCAGGCCATTCGGTGAGCGGAGGCTTAGTCATCGACACGGGATCGCTGGGAAAAGGTTCCTCTAGCTACAGTCTCCCCGTATCCTCTGGATCCTCCTACAAAGGTGCCTCTATTAGCCTGTCCGGCTCGAATGGCGGCTCCAGTAGCTACTCTCTCCCAGTATCTTCTGGATCTCACGGAATATCTAGCTTATCCGAGTCTGGCGGATCTTCCAGCTATTCGTTACCAATCTCTTCTGGATCTCATGGACTGTCTGGGCTCTCTTCCGGAGGAGGCGCCAGCTATTCGTTACCAATCTCTTCTGGATCCTCAGGTGGACACATCAGTGTGTCTGGTGGTTCCTCGGATGGTGCCAGTTACTCCCTTCCCGCTTCCTCTGGGTCCTACTCGTCTGGGTCAGCTGGATCTAGCTCGTATTCCAATTACATACCATCTTCCACCGGCGCGTCGTCGTATTCTTCTGGCGGCAGCCCCAGCTACTCCAGTCCCTCTTCCAGTTACTCCGGCTCTAGCGCCAGCTACTCCAGCCCGATTTCCAGCTACTCAGGCTCTGGCTCCAGCTATTCCAGTCCTAGTTCAAGCTACTCTGGATCATCTGGTGGCTACTCCGCCAGTTATTCGGCTCCTTCCACGTCGTACGGCACCCCGGTAGAGTCCCATGGTTCCTATTCGAATCTGAGCCCCAGATACGTGGGGTATTCCGCTGCGAAGAGCTACGAAGGCTTAAATTCTCCTGGCGGCAAATACGACACGATCTCGTACTCGAGTTCTAGCTCAAAGTATTAAATTATGGAGTTCATCTCTTCCTGCCAAGGTACAATGTCGTATCCACGAGTTGACTCGCTTGACACATTCTTAGGAAAATTCACCGTGAACATCTGTTTAGAAGCGGAACGTCCAAGGATCGAGGGTTGGCGTGCTAATTTGTAATTACGTTACTAGCATAATTATTCTATTTAAGACATCGTTGCATATTTATACTACtgttactcgctttacttgtgTACTGTTGTATGTGCCCTGCAGCATCGTCATTGCGATGCTGCATAGCTGTATATCTCCTTATTGTAATAAagtgattgttttttttttgtaaccaCCTGATGTACCGAGCTAAACCAATCTCTAACTCTCGAAACCATCGAAATCACGGCGCGCACTGCATTCATAAGCTTTCACCTCGACGCGTTCGTGGCGTTAATTATCCGAGGCTGGAGGGAGACGGGCTACATCTGCCCGCATTCAGAAAAATGTCTCCTCCCTTTCAATTAAGGGGCTTTCGCCTTTGAGGTCCTTTGCGCGGCATGCAGACTTCAATTTACCCCTTCGCTACGACCTAATCTGCGCCTGCTACGGCGGCCATAGACgaccttattattattatccgtCGATGCGCAGAAGCTGGCAGGATcgcggtgtttttttttatttattaacgctGATTTCGCTGTGAAAGTTATTCGCCGAGGGGAAAAGTAAACGGGAACGGCAGCTCCTGTGTAATGATCGCAACGACGCTTGAAAAAAGACGCTCCCAAAGCATAAAAAGAGGTTCACTTTTACTCCAAGGCCGGCACCGGCGAAATGGGCGGATTCCTTTCTAAACTTTTATTCCTTTTGGGAAAGTACGAGAAGACTGGTATCCTCCGCGCCAGTAAACCGGCGACTGCTCGTCTCGCCGACCGGTTTAACATGATTCATAAGGGAACTGTTCTTTTTCCTTGTGCCCTTATTACTGCAGACGCTAACGGCGTCTACGTGCCACCGGTACAGTGTCTCTGTATCCTCGAGCCCCGTGGAAGCAGCCCCATCGACACCGTTTCGGTTCCATTCGACCTGACGGACGGCTTCTTTGAACTACAAGCCTCCTTAGCGGTGCAATTCGTCGCGTCCCCCTTCTTCATTAATAGCGTCGCACATAGCAGCGCCGGgattaaaaaagtttcagctTAAATTAGTTCGGAACTCCTGTAATTTCAGTGTCCTCGCGGAAAAAGGGCTGGCTCGTTCGGGTCTCTGTTGATACGGGACTCTTCGAGCGGAGGACGAGTATCGAAGTTTTCGAGTAACCGAAGAGCAGCCCACCGGAGATGGGCTGAAACTGGAAAGCGCCGTTTACTCGTCCAGCTTTTCAGAGAAAGGCAAATATTTGACTGTGTGAAGTGTGTGAGACTGGAGCACCAGGAAGCCACTCGCCGCTCTGTTCCTAAACGTCCTCTAGAAATCCCCCTTTATGCCCCTTTACTACCTAATTGATAGCAGTCATTTTTTAGCTATTCTTCTCTAGTATCGACTCCTGTTCGACGTGTCCTCAACAATCGTCACGATCTCCCAAAGCGTCCTCTCTTTTGTCTGGTTTATAGCGCGGCGGGCGCTCAGCTACCCACACGCGCAAGAAAATGCACGAGTGCACCGGTGTTGTATTTCATGCGCGGTTCTCGTACGGGGCTGACCTAGTTCTCGACGGTCGCACGTGCACATGTACGATAAACTGCCGTCTTCGTCGACGTTTACGATTTTAGCGATGGGCTCAAGACACGTCCTGCCACGTCGAATGCATCGAACAAGCTTAGAATCCTTTTCAACGGAATTCGAAAGTGGATTTGCCTGAAAGCCTTGAAAAAATATGGAACTGCATAATTCTCTGACTCGGCTGAGCGTTCGTTAGACTCGGACCCAGAGCGGATAGCCTCCGCCATAGAAAAGCCACATTTCACTGTTTCCCGACTGGTTTCGCGAGCAGCATACACGCGCTTCACTCTCACGCCCGTCCTGGTAGACGCGTCGCGAGCGAAAACAGGGAAAATTCTGCTCTTACTCTTCGCCGAGCTGTTCTCCTTAACAATCACGATCGGCAGCGCAAGACCCCGTACACTCGAGGCTGTTAGCGTAACGCTTCAGGGGGCAAAATTGCCATTAAAGTAATTCCAACGACTTTCATTGTAATAAGATTCGTCGCCGCTGCTGATGGATCTAATTTCAGATAGCAGCGACGTTCCCCGCGATCTCACGTGCGAGTTTTGCGTGAAACCGCATGGCCGGGGATATTAGAGCGCACTTTAGATTACCGATAAGTGTTTCCTCTCGTTCGATTCCTTTCGACCAGTATTGGAAAGGGCACTTTCTCGAGATGTGTACATCTAGCTGATGAAGCTGTCGGCTGTCGATGCGAATCAAGTTCACGAATGTAATACGCACGTCTCCCTGAACGTATCATCTTTCACGGAGAGTGCTTCGTTACCAGTGAATACGGCATTAGGCGAGCTGGGATTTTAGCGAGTCTTACTCTTTCGACTTTCGTTCGCGCCAGGGCTCCCTTCATTTCCTGGTTGCACCTCGAATTTGTCCCCAGCCTACGTGTCACGGTAGATCACGTCGGTCAAAGGCGTGGTACCCGCGGCGGAGATTCGTAGCGGCGGTGAAAGTAACAATAAATTGAATAGATGGAGAGGCGAGTGGTCCCCCATGAGACGCTTCCAGAGACGTCCCAGCAGCGGAATCGGAAACGTCCTCTCGCGGGCATCGCGAGACGCCTCGCTTCCGTGACCAGACGTCACGTTGCCTCTCGCAAATTGCACCTTCGTTTTTCGAGGTTCCAACAAAGAGGGATCGACTGATTGTCTTCCTAGGATCGCGTGCCAAACGGGACGCTCCTTCTTACCCTCCCGTCGCTCCGACCATTTGCCACGAGAACGAACGGCGCAGCGGCAATTACTCGTCTAAACGAGCTTACCAGGACGTTGAACGAGGGGAGCTTTCACGTTTCGATTCTGCCGGCCGTCTTTGTGGATCTCTGCGGACTAGGTGGATCTATCCCACCCGTAGGCACCTCGGACCAGTTTCTGTCGCTGCGTGCACGACAAGATCGAGAGGCGTTTTACTAGGCGGTTTCACTGAACCGGCCGCGCACAGATATCTACATATAAGAGCAGAGAAATGTTAAACTAGTTTCCGCGATTTTTCAGCCGGCTGGGTATAAAGGAGAAATTCAATGTCGGCCGATACATCATTAGACATCCAGTCGGCGTCGTGTCGGTTCGATCTGCTGGATCACGGGTGACACGGTCAACGGCAGTGCGGACGGTGAACAGGGTGGACGAATGAGATACCGTGGAGAAACGGACGCGCTGATCTGAGGCTCGTAATTATCGACAGGCGAGAGCGACGGCTGATTGATATGGAGCTGCTGGTTGGTACACAGTTCGACTGATAAGCGTTTAATTGATAAGCCAATCGGGGGTAGGGGGTACCGATAGTTCTGTTTCGTCGTTTTACCAGGGGGCATCGAGTCACCGTAGCGTTTAATTACGTGCTATTTGGCAGCCTTAGCTTGATCACACGATGCCCTCTTTGTATCACGTATCGTGGGACACAATCTGTTCTAGCACGGTTTGTTTCAGGCGCTGTTTCTGCTGTCGTCGTCCGTTCTCGTGCAGGGGTACGGGAAGAGCAGCGACCCAAACGACGAGCCCTTTCTGCCGATCTATCCCGTTTACCCTTACAGTCCCAAACTGATTAAGAGAGGGATCGACAGGGAGACAGCCGTTACCCAGTTGTCCCCAGAACTGTACGCGCCAAAAGTCGACGCCAAGGACTCGTACAGCTCCAGCTTCAGCACTAATTACCCTCGAGATCCTTACTACCCTAATTACAACCCGTATCCCAAGGCGTCCTCTCCATCCAGCTATTCCTACTACAATTCCGTTCCGTACACGTACCCAACGATGCCCTACAGTGGGTACGGCTCGTACTCGACCCCCTACACGATGCCCTCGCCTACTTACTCGTCGATGCCTTACTCCTCGTCCTATCCTAATTACTACTACCAACCTCCTTACTATTATCCGAATTACTATAACCACCCTATGTTCCCGCCACCATCGTTACCGCCACCTGGCGCTGATTATCCCAGCGACCTCTATTCCGACCCCGAGGCAAACAACAAGAGCAAAGGGAAGAAACCCGGCGAG
Protein-coding sequences here:
- the LOC143376356 gene encoding uncharacterized protein LOC143376356 isoform X2; amino-acid sequence: MRSLILLGVVILAVSGVSCIETIGDRRQLRLPLKGKRGVPELHGGYSSGGGGGSSYNSPIYSSAGAGYGGGSLGGYSLGHSSGGIQTLQGLGGSLGHGSGGYSLGGSSSLGIGSGALGLNSGLGHGLSLQGLSLGGHVPQASYSASSVSNLASGGGGGSIGLFSPSSKTGPVTFGNSGGSISGGSSGSSSYSTPVYATGVQGLSAYGSGGSTNGIALGSSHGASYSLPASSLSSLGGSSGHGLSLQSLVPSAGHSVSGGLVIDTGSLGKGSSSYSLPVSSGSSYKGASISLSGSNGGSSSYSLPVSSGSHGISSLSESGGSSSYSLPISSGSHGLSGLSSGGGASYSLPISSGSSGGHISVSGGSSDGASYSLPASSGSYSSGSAGSSSYSNYIPSSTGASSYSSGGSPSYSSPSSSYSGSSASYSSPISSYSGSGSSYSSPSSSYSGSSGGYSASYSAPSTSYGTPVESHGSYSNLSPRYVGYSAAKSYEGLNSPGGKYDTISYSSSSSKY
- the LOC143376356 gene encoding uncharacterized protein LOC143376356 isoform X1, which produces MTWDQSLKSILLGVVILAVSGVSCIETIGDRRQLRLPLKGKRGVPELHGGYSSGGGGGSSYNSPIYSSAGAGYGGGSLGGYSLGHSSGGIQTLQGLGGSLGHGSGGYSLGGSSSLGIGSGALGLNSGLGHGLSLQGLSLGGHVPQASYSASSVSNLASGGGGGSIGLFSPSSKTGPVTFGNSGGSISGGSSGSSSYSTPVYATGVQGLSAYGSGGSTNGIALGSSHGASYSLPASSLSSLGGSSGHGLSLQSLVPSAGHSVSGGLVIDTGSLGKGSSSYSLPVSSGSSYKGASISLSGSNGGSSSYSLPVSSGSHGISSLSESGGSSSYSLPISSGSHGLSGLSSGGGASYSLPISSGSSGGHISVSGGSSDGASYSLPASSGSYSSGSAGSSSYSNYIPSSTGASSYSSGGSPSYSSPSSSYSGSSASYSSPISSYSGSGSSYSSPSSSYSGSSGGYSASYSAPSTSYGTPVESHGSYSNLSPRYVGYSAAKSYEGLNSPGGKYDTISYSSSSSKY